The DNA segment aaaatttaaaaattaatagttaTTACTCTactattatacctttatgataaataaattaaagagtataaaacaatttctattaatacaagaaaataatagtaactacaattacaacttcaaaaaatgttagaagaataacaatattttatagattatgttatattgtcgatcctcgatcgatattcatgaatctatattttatgattatctattatacaTTAGTAGTGTGCttaattaacattaaaaatataatcatcaATTTtaaggtatattataatgtaggcaattgttccaaatgaatcgaattataattatactattatatataaaattattatactgtttggttatcaaaatataatttaaattaaaaaaaatatgatacaaataataagtttactaaataaaatgtttcatcaaataaagaaacatattataatatgcataattcaatataaccaaatattaacttttatataggcaattatgatatatcataatatgaattaatatatgcaattagacaatttttttaatcatattaaatcgatatgaacactaaattatatatattataatttatgaacaAATGTTGTATGCccctttttatattaatgaCAATGCTCCTTTGGGGGTGGATATTTGGACTTCATTTCGTGATTTAACATATGAGGgtggtatatatatttaattagtgttaaaattataaaaaatgaacacaatataatacttaatccTAACACGAATATGGtttccacaacataaaaactatataaaaattatgcaaaaattacttcccaatagacagtttcttaaaatatattaatcattattactattactgAATTAGTCATtaatcttcgaatcatattaATGACccattctcttctttatattttttagcttttctcttaatttttgtttttgaaatcgtttccgaaatccaaatagcgaatactaatataaaatgttaagaagcgtaTGGTtgtttgttaatgtttgcatatatataacgaaaataatatttaaatgtaatattttttaattccttattatttaccttataagaaattcctaaaaaaattgctattgcaactaatatcgataaaattggaattaatttgcttgctatcgacgaacttgatgtaACTTCAGAAATATcttcataatttttgtttgGTGCCCCTGGAATGGATGGGAAATCtctacatttattttttaaattatcataaccATCTAATAAAGTAAGTAATACATGCAAATAGGGGATCTCTTCAGAAGTGTTATAATCTATGTTAaatcctttacatttttcaacaaattgATTAGCTTTTTCGGAATATTCCGCGCAATTTGAGTTGTTTATATAAAGCTCATTATACATGTCACATAATGtattaaatgcatcatataatttagacATAATGCTCGTATCCACacttaaaagaaaataatagctatctataagatccttataTCCATTATAACCAACAATataatctatattattagtatacTTATCACCAtcctttatatatttatcataaaaatcatttagaTTGGTGATTCCCTCATGTGATTTTAGgcttaacatataacttaaccatatcaaaatGTATTCAACAATATAGATGTTTCTTTTTGCAGCCGTCTCAAACGCCAAAATATCCTTAAAGAAtgtatcaaaaaaatataaacatccagcattaattttGTCGAAATCAGTATCACACCTATCACCAGTACAATACTTTTTGAAATGTGTATCATCTTTAAATTGATACATTTTCTTATCGTCCAATTGATCAGGAAACCATTTCCTTACATCATGGAACTttttacactaagaaaacatttaaaaacaattaataaaaacgtgtattattgaaaattttattaaaataaagtttaatgatatttatatatagtcaatatcaaaaaatgtaaagaaattattattgttattattaaaaaatgcatataccacgtCCTTATCCATAGTGGtgggattttatttttgatttgtaaattgagtagaaTCATGCTATTCTATATACACTACATCAAATATGAgacgcaaatactttaaccctatatataactgtctatagttaaatatattataaaattttcaataattaaattaatatagaataataaaataatattattactaaaaaaattttctattccattttatgataaatagctaaattaccttaaatagagggatgcttaatacatttttgattaaatatatgattcattttatacaaaaaagtatattcttactaacatctggtataactttattataaaaacagatatacttttataaataatttaaagtataCTTGAAgatagaaaaggaatatatttatattttatgttttaatgatttaaattctaaaacttaaaactgtataaatttaaaaaataaaaaatactattattactataatccttaaaagtatataaatagtaatttttttaaatatattaaatatttatgtagttgtttctaatactatataccaatattttattaaaattataacatttataaaataagtttcattgtttcattttctatgcaaattgtataaattgatattgtttttatttaatatagagaaattaaaaaaaattaatgcatTAAATAACCTTTTTTTATTCGTATATACTTCAATCTATATGTATACCTTATTGGgaaatttgtattttattttatgcataatttccgttctttaaaacaattagcactgaatccgtatttataagcttaaataagtttttatatgcagattgtttttaaaataatacctagtaaatattaacatataaatatatattgatgatcttttaaagtataatagaaaactatgtttaattaggttgttatattgccctttaagaggagagagataagatatatttgcaattttaatatataaatttagataaatattcgcTAAATGTTCTACatagttcatttttatcttatatattctattGTTGTAGttatcaatatatatatattcaaataatttattaaaaattctatattttattaattctatgacAAAACGATGTTGTTTAAGATTAAAGATGattcattaaataatgataatatgagttaatatgaaataataaaaaaatatttaacgTTAATTGAGCATTTAgccttttctttatttatccaattttttagaatataaaaccacatatcccaaattggatctttaacaaaatataacattgatacctttataatgtattattatgtgtattttagataattttaatatttaattgtataaagttttcacaataaaacaagATTTCAGTATTAATTATTGGTAGAGTATTTTATTAGATGTAtagtcatataataataacgctattctatctatcatattatttataattattagaaaaaaatatgatacgaaatattattaatatacttatattttatttttttaatttttaaaaatctaatttatttataccttaaaatataaaatttaaaaattaatagtgattaatctattattatatgttatgataaataaattaaagcgtataaagcaaattatattaatactaattaattttaatgcaaatgtaaaatgtaaaaaaataatagtaattacaattaaaacttaaaaaatattatatatagttaaattttttatgtattacaaaaaatgttagaagcataacaatattttatagactatgttatattgtctattttcgatcgatatttatgaatctatattttatgattatctattattacagttcagttggataacatgatttaaattaaaataaatatgatacaaattataagttatactaaataaaattttcataaaataaagaaacatattatgtatgcataattcaatatatcccctgattaacaagttttatataataggcaattatgGTATTCCATAATACGACTTCATATATAgtcaatatctatattaatatatacaatatagacattttattttaatcatattaaatcggcatgaacactcaattatatatattataatatatgaaaaaaatgtgatGTAGCCCCTctcatattaaattattccCCTTTTTGTTGTATACTTGTACTTTTGAACTTCATctcgtgattaaacatacgggatgatgcatatatttagtaagtgttcaaattataaaaaattaaatacaatataatacttaaccctaccacaacataaaagctatataaaaattacgCAACAACTGCTTATTTtcaatagacagtttcttaaaatacataaataattattgctATTCTTGAAATAATCATTCtattcgaatcatatattaatgattcattttcttctttattttttttattttttctcttaaatattgtttttgagctcgtttacgaaatccaaataacgaatactaatataaaaacggtaaacgaattatttttttgttaacgtttgcatatatataatgaaaataattttttaattccttattatttaccttataagatattcctaaaaaaaatgctattgcaccaaatatcgataaaactgcaAATAATCTTTTtcctatcgacgaacttgatgatgtatCTACAGATGCTAGTGCAGAAATGTTTGTTATATCTGGAAGGAATGTACAATCTttacatttaatttttaaattattataatcagttAATAAAGTAGACAATATTTGACTACGTGGGGTATCTTCAATATTATAATTGGTGAGCTCTGTATATTTTTGAACAAAACGATTAGCATTATCTAATAGTGTGTTGTCATCTTTATTCGTTGCAACTTCACTATAcatattacataataatttaaatgcatcatataatttagacatatcttcaatattaatattcatCAAATCATTTCGTTTCTTCATGTATTCGTCAAGATCTGAAATTTTAAAGGCTTGACTTGTAAATTTACTATACTTAACATTATCAATTACACTATTAGTAAAAAAATCTTTTATTGTGGTGAAATTCTCATTTGTGGATTGCTTTAATTTGTAACTAATCcatgaaataatatatataaaaaatgcattagTATCaatattacttttattttttaatgcatAAAAACAGTGTCCAAGTAACCATAAAAATCCAATCGTATTTTTTTCTAGTTCAGTATCGCAGTCTTCTTTAGGGCAGTAATCTTTGAAATTAGTAATATCTTTTAGTTCAAGTGTTGCGTGCCCGTCTAATTCATCGGGTAAATAATTCCTCAAAACAACAAATTTTCCACACTAAAAAaccattaaaaaaaattgataaaaatatttattaagaaaatgttattaaaataaaacttaatgaagtttataggaaatataatataaaaaagtatatatactatatcaTCCATTATGatggaatataatttataatctaTAGATTAAGGgtatatcatattatatatatatatactaaaataggtaataaaattatttgtagataaaaatatttttattattcttaatataaatttaaagataatatggaacaatatatacttttatggTAGTTAAATAAATTGCCTTATTTGGGGGGTGTTTAAacatttattatcatatgtatatataatacaattttgcataaatttttatccttaataacactcatatgagcattattataaaattaaaataatattgtaatgaatttagaatatatctccttatatattttatttaatatagaaaataaacgtcatatattttgttttaataaatgggAGCCCAAAACTAATGTACTGAAAAATTTGAAACAATTAAgaaatctattattactataatccttaaaagtatataaatagttattttttaaaatatattaaatatttatgtacttgtttcttataatatataatacagttttttctaaaattatagtattttcaaattaagttaaaTGCTCCATTTTATATGcaaattacataattttaatattacatttaattaatatatatacattccaattatattttaacgttttcaataactttatttttattcatacgtacttcaatttataaatatacctttttgggtaattttataatatattttgcacatctttctcacggtttaaaacggcaattagcactgaaactatatttataagcttatatAAGCATTTTAatgcatattgtttttaaaataatacttagtaaatattaaatattaatgcataaataagtattgatgaaaattttaaagtacaatagaaaactatgtgtattaggttggtatattgcaatttgagaggagagataagggaagtatgtttttttaagacaaggatgtagtcatataagatttacttattctacatagtttaattatgttttatattttttaccattAAAACTTTCAACtaatatatgaattaaaaataacttagaattattgcttttatattttaataaataatattatactacatattttataataaactatagaattattaatattattttgcttggTAATGTTAGTTTTAATATTATCACATTAAAGGCATACTTAGTTGAAGgctataatatttcatttgatgttttgtgcatgcaattttattcatattaccagtttaataatatatataatgaatttataccCACGTATTCTATCAAattaacataatatatttgttcgCATTTAATACGtttatctattgttattactattattattgttactgctatatcactgtatagtacaaTGAGATAATTAATTCACTCAAGAGGAATACTTTAATCCAATTAGTATTTTTCCtcgtttgttttttttaaaatataacattttagaacatattatttcgtaataaaaatatatttaagttATAGATTTAgagtttttatatatatataataacctaatatatatattatttgttcaaagaaattaattatatatattttttctatataatttatattaatatataattatatgaatttttcacaataaaacaatatttcaatattaattattggtaatttattagattatatgtatagtcatataataataacacattatatctatcatattatttataattattataacaaaatataattcgaaattttattaatatacttatattttattttttaaatctttaaaatataatttatttatatctcaaaatataaaatttaaaaattaatagtgattaatataatattatacctttatgagaaataaattaatatatatataactattctTATCAATATAAATTAGAATATTAGATAAATGCAAAGTattgaaatgaaaaaatgagtattatatatatttataatttataaatttattataatatatctatagtgtattttttatgtattactaaaatgttagatgcataaaatgcctCTTATAGATAATGTTGTATTGTCGAATTTCGGtcgatattttatacatctatattttatgattatctattattacagttcagttggacagcatgatttaaattaaaataatagtgACACAAATAacaagttttactaaataaaattttaatcaAATAATGAAACATAATGTGTTATACATAATTCAATTTAGTCCCTGATTAACaagctttatataataggcatatatgatatagataatatgatttcatatatagtcaatatatatattaatatatgtaatataattattttactttaactatattaaatatatgttaacaatcaatttaatatattataacttatgaaaaaatgttatcaAACCCTTTCATATTAGCTTACACCCCTTTGGGGTTGCATAATTAGACTTTTGAACTTTATATCGTGATTGAACATGCGggatgatatatatatttaattagtgttcgaattataaaaaattaaatacaatataatacttaaccctACCGCAACATAAaatctatataaaaattacgCAAAAATTGCTTATTTTCAagtagacagtttcttaattatatgaatcattattactattcttGAAATAGTAACTCtattcgaatcatatattattgattcattctcttctttatattttttagcttttctcttaatttttgtttttgaaatcgtttccgaaatccaaataacgaatactaatataaaatgttaagaaacgtacgtttttttgttaatgtttgcatatatataatgaaaacatttaaatgtaatattttttaattccttattatttaccttataagaaattcctaaaaaaaatgctattgcaccaaatattgATAAAACTGAAATGATTGTATTtcctatcgacgaacttgatgatgtaacTTCAGAACCTTGTGCAGTTTTTTCAGAACATTTTagactattattttttttttctatcgTTGGAAAGGACGAATAGTTGGAACATTTAATATCtttgcatttatttttaaaattattataatcatttgataaagtaCACAATACTTGTCCATATGAACTACCATCAGAATTATTAGGATTTTTATTAAGatcatcatatattttaacaaattctttagctttatttaaatatttttcgcAATATGTATTGTC comes from the Plasmodium yoelii strain 17X genome assembly, chromosome: 6 genome and includes:
- a CDS encoding PIR protein encodes the protein MDKDVCKKFHDVRKWFPDQLDDKKMYQFKDDTHFKKYCTGDRCDTDFDKINAGCLYFFDTFFKDILAFETAAKRNIYIVEYILIWLSYMLSLKSHEGITNLNDFYDKYIKDGDKYTNNIDYIVGYNGYKDLIDSYYFLLSVDTSIMSKLYDAFNTLCDMYNELYINNSNCAEYSEKANQFVEKCKGFNIDYNTSEEIPYLHVLLTLLDGYDNLKNKCRDFPSIPGAPNKNYEDISEVTSSSSIASKLIPILSILVAIAIFLGISYKYSLFGFRKRFQKQKLREKLKNIKKRMGH